ACAGACCTACGTGCACCGCGGCGCTTCAGCGCGCAAAGTGAGCTTTCGTTCATCCATCCAGCAGGGACATTGCATGCAGATTCAGGTCAACACGAGCAACGGAATCACGAACAAGGACGCGCTGGAGCGTTGGGCCGACACCGAGATCAAGCAGCACCTGAGCCGTTTCGTCGAGGACGTGACGCGCGTCGAGGTGCACCTGAGCGACGAGAACCACGACAAGACCGGCGGCGGCGACAAGTGCTGCGTGATGGAAGCGCGCCTGGCGCACCATCAGCCGCTGGCGGTAACGCAGCACGCGGCCAGCCTCGACGAGGCCTTCCGCGGCGCGGCCGACAAGCTCAAGCGTTTGCTGGACAACACGCTGGGCCGCCTTCACAACCACCGCGACCGCGGCTCGATCCGCACCGACCCGAGCTTTATCGCGGAGTAGCCGGAGCAGTAGCACTGCGCCTGCCGCGTTTCGACGGCTTCAGGCTGGGCGTCTCGGCAGGGATGAGCGGCGGGCGGTGGCCGCTGGCCATCCACTCGTCGTAGAAGTCGATCTTGCGGTCGACCAGCGACAGCGCCCGCTTCCACTCAGCGATGGTCTCGGTCACGCGCTCGCGGTGGGCCGCGAGCATGTCGCGACGCTGACGCAGCGTGACCTTGCCCTGCACCGCCAGCGCGGTGTATTCGCGCATCTCGGCAATCGACATGCCGGTGCGGCGCAGGCGCTCCATCAGGTCGAGCCAGCCGACGTGCAACTCGACGTACAGGCGCCGGCCGCCCTCGTCGCGCGCCACGCCGGGCACGAGGCCCTGCGTTTCGTACCAGCGGATGGCGTGCACCGTGCGGCCGGTGCGCGTGGCCAGCTCGCCGATGTGGAAAGGCGTGCCCGTGTCAGCCGGCATGGGCAGCCGCTGTGGCCAAAGGTGGCTGCAGCGCCTCCTGGACCAGTGCGGTGTCGAAGTA
This is a stretch of genomic DNA from Variovorax paradoxus. It encodes these proteins:
- a CDS encoding HPF/RaiA family ribosome-associated protein, with amino-acid sequence MQIQVNTSNGITNKDALERWADTEIKQHLSRFVEDVTRVEVHLSDENHDKTGGGDKCCVMEARLAHHQPLAVTQHAASLDEAFRGAADKLKRLLDNTLGRLHNHRDRGSIRTDPSFIAE
- a CDS encoding MerR family transcriptional regulator, encoding MPADTGTPFHIGELATRTGRTVHAIRWYETQGLVPGVARDEGGRRLYVELHVGWLDLMERLRRTGMSIAEMREYTALAVQGKVTLRQRRDMLAAHRERVTETIAEWKRALSLVDRKIDFYDEWMASGHRPPLIPAETPSLKPSKRGRRSATAPATPR